From the genome of Halorussus caseinilyticus, one region includes:
- a CDS encoding DUF7263 family protein, producing the protein MRAQMNLPALAVALLVVTTVTVVSLGMADRAYLSAERDADQRRVAVALSERLVAPDAAVTTRANVLEDDALADLNAPRLRTLFPVAEGYDVRVRLGDRTLASAGDPTGGTTVRRLVLVENRTETTLTPNLSASDPAVTLPRRSPRVELALTPPSERNVKIVKTNEKVVLRNESGLRGTFAVELSRFETTTLTFETDGPLPAGSVEVTYYPAETTKAVLAVTVDE; encoded by the coding sequence ATGCGCGCCCAGATGAACCTGCCCGCGCTGGCAGTCGCGCTTCTGGTCGTGACAACGGTGACGGTCGTGAGCCTCGGGATGGCCGACCGCGCGTACCTGAGCGCCGAACGGGACGCCGACCAGCGCCGGGTCGCCGTCGCGCTCTCGGAGCGACTCGTCGCACCCGACGCGGCGGTCACGACTCGGGCGAACGTCCTCGAAGACGACGCGCTCGCGGACCTGAACGCCCCCCGACTCCGAACGCTGTTTCCCGTGGCCGAGGGCTACGACGTGCGGGTCCGACTCGGCGACCGGACGCTCGCGTCCGCGGGCGACCCGACCGGCGGGACGACGGTTCGGCGACTCGTGCTGGTCGAGAACCGGACGGAAACGACGTTGACGCCGAATCTCTCGGCGAGCGACCCGGCCGTGACCCTGCCGCGGCGCTCGCCGCGGGTCGAACTCGCACTGACTCCGCCGTCCGAAAGAAACGTAAAGATTGTTAAAACAAATGAAAAAGTGGTTTTGCGGAACGAGTCGGGGCTTCGGGGGACGTTCGCGGTCGAACTCTCGCGGTTCGAGACCACGACGCTGACCTTCGAGACGGACGGCCCGCTTCCCGCGGGGAGCGTCGAAGTGACCTACTACCCGGCCGAGACGACCAAGGCGG
- a CDS encoding DUF7266 family protein, protein MEASVVVLYVGVLTATLYGGVVPEYRTAAGAEVGERVLAQSAERVQQAVPTDARAVRVRAEVSLPRTLRGRAYAIRTENRTLVLDHPDERIDGRVTLALPETVDSVRGNWSSRDPAFVAVRSDGAGGLAVRLESGDGGGD, encoded by the coding sequence ATGGAGGCGAGCGTCGTCGTCCTCTACGTCGGGGTTCTGACCGCAACGCTCTACGGCGGCGTCGTCCCCGAGTACCGGACCGCGGCGGGCGCTGAGGTCGGCGAGCGCGTGCTGGCCCAGTCCGCCGAACGCGTCCAGCAGGCCGTGCCGACCGACGCCCGAGCGGTCCGCGTCCGAGCGGAGGTGTCGCTCCCACGGACGCTCCGGGGACGGGCGTACGCGATTCGGACCGAGAATCGGACGCTGGTGCTGGACCACCCCGACGAGAGAATAGACGGCCGAGTCACGCTCGCGCTCCCCGAGACGGTCGATTCGGTCCGGGGCAACTGGTCGAGTCGGGACCCCGCGTTCGTCGCGGTCCGGAGCGACGGCGCGGGCGGTCTGGCGGTCAGACTGGAGTCGGGCGACGGAGGCGGCGACTGA
- a CDS encoding DUF7289 family protein, producing the protein MRSGASQSRRTRKRRLLGRRAQSNVVGVAILLGVVVVALGSLTAAVGTVVEENAAAADSARVAADFDAALDPVAATGARRGRVSFTDGELRTVEREMRVLNESGTIRTIRTDALVFTAGDRRVAFLAGAVVRGPPGNARMRTAPPITASRGGGARAGGGGADTGSDLGVLVVGAPRLNGSVSVSASGGGSVVLRTTVSHHRTRLGNGTYRVAVETANTEAWRRHVERQNATATTRDFDGDGVTSVVAAYPGERVAYLVVHDLRLEVRRG; encoded by the coding sequence TTGCGCTCCGGCGCGTCGCAGTCGCGCCGGACACGGAAGCGGCGACTCCTCGGGCGGCGCGCCCAGTCGAACGTCGTCGGCGTCGCCATTCTGCTCGGCGTGGTCGTGGTCGCGCTCGGGTCGCTGACCGCCGCCGTCGGCACCGTGGTCGAGGAGAACGCCGCGGCCGCCGACTCCGCTCGCGTGGCCGCCGACTTCGACGCGGCGCTCGACCCCGTGGCGGCAACGGGTGCCCGCCGCGGTCGGGTCTCGTTCACCGACGGCGAGTTGCGCACCGTCGAGCGAGAGATGCGAGTGCTGAACGAGTCGGGGACGATTCGGACGATTCGGACCGACGCGCTCGTGTTCACCGCGGGCGACCGCCGGGTGGCGTTCCTCGCCGGGGCCGTCGTCCGCGGACCGCCCGGCAACGCCCGGATGCGGACCGCGCCGCCGATTACGGCCTCGCGGGGCGGCGGCGCGAGGGCCGGTGGAGGCGGCGCAGACACCGGGAGCGACCTCGGCGTCCTCGTGGTCGGTGCGCCGAGGTTGAACGGGTCCGTTTCGGTGTCGGCGAGCGGCGGCGGGTCGGTCGTCCTCCGGACCACGGTGTCCCACCACCGGACGCGCCTCGGGAACGGCACCTACCGGGTCGCGGTCGAGACCGCGAACACCGAGGCGTGGCGGCGACACGTCGAGCGACAGAACGCGACGGCGACGACGCGGGACTTCGACGGCGACGGCGTGACGAGCGTCGTGGCCGCCTACCCCGGCGAGCGCGTGGCCTATCTCGTGGTCCACGACCTACGACTGGAGGTGCGCCGTGGGTAG
- a CDS encoding type II secretion system F family protein — MDRSANATQATPTLSVLDRALYALFSRHADASRHDADRKHYRATDVTTSFDVYLSRAYGLSWLAFAVVSGWTFVVVVALPDATLAAAADFLRRGIPGLETVGVPAVSRGGVAAAAGLAVGLAAKRATVALGGQYLKWTASARRSNIEATLPGAVRYLHALSSGSEDGAAMLRKVADREEAYGETAVAFRKALNKATLTGSLAEGLRIVARDTPSRNALAPFLVKFREHAEQGPDALAQYLRMESRMLSNRQSRSRDQASDFLELLAETFVVLLVLPALLVIVVTVMSVLAPGLSAETATPVGPISARAMLVYGSAGFILVVGAGAALVVAALRPPDQSGRTYRRPGDPLATLASTLRNPASALVVFAPVGLLVGGALRALGYHPANVVLLGYVAFALPVGLVALRRANIDDAKDREIKDFVHAVSGHVSLGRPFSAAVERVARDVDLGALNDDVADLAFNANLTTRGGDLQASALSQFVSRVGTPLADQTVGLVTGALDAGGDAEAVFETLQVEIGQLYHQKKALRSNMLVYVAVGWTTALLVVGIMVAVNGYVLDSFAQLSSISTADAGIALDADAVQPARDRRRFYVVTQATMLACGWFAGYASRGRYEALLHSAALVGVAYFVFAGVGMV, encoded by the coding sequence GTGGACCGGTCCGCTAACGCCACCCAAGCGACGCCGACCCTCTCGGTCTTGGACCGCGCGCTCTACGCGCTGTTCTCCCGGCACGCCGACGCCTCGCGCCACGACGCCGACCGCAAGCACTACCGCGCGACCGACGTGACCACGAGTTTCGACGTGTACCTCTCGCGGGCCTACGGCCTGTCGTGGCTCGCGTTCGCGGTCGTCTCTGGGTGGACGTTCGTCGTGGTGGTCGCGCTCCCCGACGCCACCCTCGCGGCGGCGGCCGACTTCCTCCGGCGCGGGATTCCGGGTCTCGAAACCGTCGGCGTCCCGGCCGTCTCCCGCGGCGGCGTGGCCGCCGCCGCGGGACTCGCGGTCGGTCTCGCGGCCAAGCGCGCGACGGTGGCGCTCGGCGGCCAGTACCTGAAGTGGACCGCGAGCGCCCGCCGGTCGAACATCGAGGCGACCCTGCCCGGTGCGGTCCGGTATCTCCACGCCCTCTCGTCGGGAAGCGAGGACGGCGCGGCCATGCTCCGGAAGGTCGCCGACCGCGAGGAAGCCTACGGCGAGACGGCCGTGGCGTTCCGAAAGGCGCTGAACAAGGCGACCCTGACCGGAAGTTTGGCCGAGGGCCTGCGAATCGTAGCCCGCGACACGCCCTCGCGGAACGCGCTCGCGCCTTTCCTCGTGAAGTTCCGCGAACACGCCGAGCAGGGACCCGACGCGCTGGCCCAGTACCTCCGGATGGAGAGTCGGATGCTCTCGAACCGCCAGTCCAGAAGCCGCGACCAAGCGAGCGACTTCCTCGAACTGCTCGCCGAGACGTTCGTCGTCCTGCTCGTCCTCCCGGCCCTGCTGGTCATCGTCGTGACCGTGATGAGCGTCCTCGCGCCCGGTCTGAGCGCCGAGACTGCGACGCCGGTCGGGCCGATTTCGGCCCGCGCGATGCTGGTCTACGGGAGCGCCGGGTTCATCCTCGTCGTCGGCGCGGGCGCGGCCCTCGTCGTCGCCGCGCTCCGCCCGCCAGACCAGTCGGGACGGACCTATCGGCGTCCGGGCGACCCGCTCGCCACGCTCGCCAGCACGCTCCGGAACCCGGCGAGCGCGCTGGTCGTCTTCGCGCCGGTCGGTCTCCTCGTCGGCGGCGCGCTCCGAGCGCTCGGCTATCACCCCGCGAACGTCGTCCTCCTCGGGTACGTCGCGTTCGCGCTCCCGGTCGGACTGGTCGCGCTCCGGCGGGCCAACATCGACGACGCGAAGGACCGCGAAATCAAGGACTTCGTTCACGCCGTCTCGGGTCACGTCAGCCTCGGCCGCCCGTTCTCGGCGGCGGTCGAACGAGTCGCCCGCGACGTGGACCTCGGCGCGCTGAACGACGACGTGGCGGACCTCGCGTTCAACGCGAACCTGACCACTCGCGGCGGCGACCTGCAAGCGTCGGCCCTCTCGCAGTTCGTCAGCCGAGTCGGGACGCCGCTGGCCGACCAGACCGTCGGACTCGTCACGGGCGCACTCGACGCGGGAGGGGACGCCGAAGCCGTCTTCGAGACGCTACAGGTCGAAATCGGACAGCTCTACCACCAGAAGAAGGCGCTTCGCTCGAACATGTTAGTCTACGTCGCCGTCGGATGGACCACGGCCCTGCTGGTGGTCGGCATCATGGTCGCGGTCAACGGCTACGTCCTCGACAGTTTCGCGCAACTCTCGTCCATCTCGACGGCCGACGCGGGAATCGCGCTCGACGCCGACGCCGTGCAACCCGCCCGCGACCGGCGGCGGTTCTACGTCGTGACGCAGGCGACGATGCTGGCCTGCGGGTGGTTCGCCGGGTACGCGAGTCGCGGGCGCTACGAGGCACTGCTCCACTCGGCGGCGTTGGTCGGGGTCGCGTACTTCGTCTTCGCGGGGGTCGGGATGGTGTGA